The window CAACACCTTAAAGAGAAAACCCAAGGAAGAAAGAAAAAGGAGAACGAAGCCTATATTCTGATGAAGATGTATAAGCTCCATAGCTCCTCTTTTAGGGATCATTTCCTCTATACTCTGATGTGCGGTGTAGCCTGTTACAACGGATAGAGATAGTACGAGAAGTGTCAGAAAGCTAAATAAAAGTACCAAGTACTCCGTTCCTTTCTTCTTTATTGTGTAGTATACCTCCGCAAGTAAGGTTGCGAATGGAAGGGATATGCCAAAATGAACGATAGGTGGATGAAACTTTACAACAGCTGGATAAACCAAAGTTTGAAGATTCGCATATTCATTAGCTTGATGCGGTTCGTGAGCCAAAACAAGGTAAAAAGAAGATAGTAAAAGAACCATCAAAAGTCGCTTCATTTAAAAAGCTCCTCCATCTGCTTTTTCATCTGAGGGATATTTTCCAAAACCTTTTTCATAGTTTCCCTGTGCTGTAGCATCATGGACATAAGCCTTTCCATAAACCTTGGGTTTTCCATGAGTGTGTTCATCATCTGCTGTCTGCATTTCTGCATATGTTCCATCATAGCTTTACGCATCTCGGGGTCTTCCATCATCATCTGCATCATCATAGGCATCATGGGCATCATATCCTGCTGTAGGCTCTCACCCTCGTGTTTATGCTCCTGCTGTGCAAAAACCCCTGAAAACACACCCACCGTCAAAAGGGCTGATGCAA is drawn from Hydrogenobacter sp. and contains these coding sequences:
- a CDS encoding DUF2231 domain-containing protein translates to MKRLLMVLLLSSFYLVLAHEPHQANEYANLQTLVYPAVVKFHPPIVHFGISLPFATLLAEVYYTIKKKGTEYLVLLFSFLTLLVLSLSVVTGYTAHQSIEEMIPKRGAMELIHLHQNIGFVLLFLSSLGFLFKVLYHVRYSNVFRYVFIGIYLLLCAGVVYQGSLGGKLVYEYSVGVPVEVAK